A region from the Cyprinus carpio isolate SPL01 chromosome A8, ASM1834038v1, whole genome shotgun sequence genome encodes:
- the LOC109086093 gene encoding ammonium transporter Rh type B-like, with translation MKNKSTNLRVRLPALIFALEVMIVVLYAFFVTYEDDANALLQNNQTKPMENSLYQNYPFFADIQVMIFLGFGCLLAFFRRYGFGGMVFNFLIATFTIQWAILVQGFFQFYYDGKIHLGVLNLINAEFACAVVLISFGAVLGKTSPVQLLIMALLEIPVFGITEWAVVKYLKINDAGGSILIHIFACYFGLGVTFVLYRPSLNEGHPKEGTSYQSDMLSVLGTLFLWVFWPSFNSALTFKGDDQHRAVLHTFIGLSASTITAFALSSMLSKNGKISMADVQNVTLAGGVTVGASVDMMISPVAAYVLGILGCIACMLGYKYLSPFLARRLRLQDQCGIHNLHGLTGLISSLAGICAILLATEETYGPSLYQTFSHRAPPEGDPLLARLQELIPDLEAGLGRTAQEQALFQVAAVFGTIAVAAVGGLLTGVVLKLPYLASPSDEKCFDDELFFNVPQDYNCVNGPQDVWSCVLRDTNKTDTDCSKKNTEHEYEE, from the exons ATGAAGAATAAATCGACCAATCTGCGTGTGCGGCTCCCTGCACTAATTTTTGCATTGGAGGTCATGATTGTGGTTCTCTATGCATTCTTTGTGACATATGAAGATGATGCTAATGCACTTCTACAGAACAACCAGACAAAGCCCATGGAGAACTCATTATATCAGAACTATCCATTTTTTGCTGACATTCAGGTGATGATATTTCTCGGATTCGGCTGCCTTCTGGCATTTTTCCGACGCTATGGATTTGGTGGTATGGTGTTTAACTTCCTAATCGCCACATTTACCATTCAGTGGGCCATTCTGGTGCAGGGCTTCTTTCAGTTTTACTATGATGGGAAGATTCATCTCGGTGTGCTGAATCTGATCAATGCTGAGTTTGCCTGTGCTGTTGTGCTGATCTCTTTTGGAGCAGTGTTGGGGAAGACGAGCCCTGTGCAGCTCCTG ATCATGGCCTTGCTGGAGATCCCTGTGTTTGGTATCACAGAATGGGCTGTAGTGAAATACCTGAAGATCAACGATGCTGGTGGCTCGATCCTCATTCACATTTTTGCCTGCTACTTCGGATTAGGTGTCACCTTTGTCCTGTACAGGCCCAGCCTAAACGAGGGACACCCAAAAGAGGGGACAAGTTATCAGTCAGATATGCTATCTGTATTGGGAACCCTGTTCCTCTGGGTGTTCTGGCCCTCTTTCAACTCAGCGTTGACCTTCAAGGGTGACGACCAGCACCGAGCCGTTCTCCACACATTCATAGGTCTCAGTGCCTCCACAATCACCGCCTTTGCCCTGTCCAGCATGCTCAGCAAGAACGGCAAGATCAGCATGGCCGATGTACAGAATGTAACGTTGGCCGGTGGAGTAACTGTTGGTGCTTCGGTGGACATGATGATTTCGCCGGTCGCTGCTTATGTGCTGGGCATCCTGGGATGCATTGCGTGCATGCTGGGATACAAATATCTGAGCCCGTTCCTGGCTCGCCGGCTGAGGTTGCAGGATCAGTGCGGCATACACAACCTGCACGGCCTGACAGGACTCATTTCCAGTTTAGCTGGAATCTGCGCCATCCTGCTGGCGACTGAGGAAACGTATGGCCCCAGTCTCTACCAGACCTTCTCTCATCGGGCCCCTCCAGAAGGAGACCCTCTACTAGCGAGGTTGCAGGAATTGATCCCAGATCTGGAAGCAGGTTTGGGTCGGACCGCACAGGAACAGGCCCTCTTTCAGGTGGCTGCTGTGTTCGGGACTATTGCGGTGGCGGCAGTGGGGGGTTTGCTGACTGGTGTGGTACTCAAACTACCATATCTGGCTTCCCCCAGTGATGAGAAATGCTTTGATGATGAGCTCTTCTTTAATGTTCCTCAAGACTACAACTGTGTAAACGGTCCACAGGACGTATGGTCCTGTGTTCTCAGAGACACAAACAAAACTGATACTGACTGTAGCAAGAAAAATACTGAGCATGAGTATGAGGAATAG